A stretch of the Prochlorococcus marinus str. MIT 0918 genome encodes the following:
- the panB gene encoding 3-methyl-2-oxobutanoate hydroxymethyltransferase, which yields MLPKELVRFKELGKPITILTAWDSLSSAFVEAAGADVVLVGDSLAMFIHGHTTTLPITLEQMLHHTQAVERGFTKSISEQPLIVCDLPFLSYQCGEDKAVSAAGYLLKNSSAAAVKLEGAEPEVLAVINRFIRMGIPVMGHLGLTPQSVHNLGYQKQAKDKLSQDKLIQQAIEIEESGCFAVVIEHVPSQITGKIRNLLKIPVIGIGAGEDCDGQVRVTADLLGLTSKQPPFAKPIIESRELFINALKDWVNQIKNPTKTTSQQEFDC from the coding sequence ATGCTTCCTAAGGAATTAGTTCGATTTAAAGAACTTGGCAAACCAATCACAATACTCACAGCATGGGACAGTCTGTCATCTGCATTTGTTGAAGCAGCAGGAGCAGACGTTGTTCTTGTGGGAGATTCATTAGCAATGTTTATTCATGGCCATACAACAACACTTCCTATAACACTTGAACAAATGCTCCATCACACTCAAGCAGTTGAAAGAGGATTTACTAAGTCAATAAGTGAACAACCTTTAATAGTTTGTGACCTGCCTTTCCTTAGCTATCAATGTGGAGAAGACAAGGCAGTTTCAGCCGCAGGCTATTTATTAAAAAATTCTTCCGCAGCAGCAGTTAAACTTGAAGGAGCTGAGCCAGAAGTTTTAGCGGTTATTAACCGCTTTATTAGAATGGGAATTCCAGTAATGGGGCATCTTGGACTCACACCCCAATCAGTCCATAATCTTGGATATCAAAAACAAGCTAAAGACAAGTTAAGTCAAGACAAATTAATTCAGCAGGCTATTGAGATTGAGGAATCAGGATGTTTCGCGGTGGTTATCGAACATGTACCTTCACAAATCACAGGAAAGATTAGAAACCTTTTAAAGATTCCTGTTATCGGAATTGGAGCTGGCGAAGATTGTGACGGGCAAGTAAGAGTCACTGCTGATTTGTTAGGACTAACATCTAAGCAGCCTCCTTTTGCAAAACCCATAATTGAATCAAGAGAGCTTTTTATAAATGCACTCAAAGATTGGGTGAATCAGATAAAGAATCCCACCAAAACAACATCTCAACAAGAATTTGATTGCTAA